The Daucus carota subsp. sativus chromosome 9, DH1 v3.0, whole genome shotgun sequence genome window below encodes:
- the LOC108202917 gene encoding uncharacterized GPI-anchored protein At1g61900 isoform X2: MDTLKTPTAFQGTLRIRQFLVLTIWLVHREDATALKLPDKLTNISSKSKLGSPPTTGLFQPIQISPAVLPHYHDPSSGHSLPPMYPSFPTTYDPVLTGRCPVNFSAISTIMERTASDCSQPLASIVGNVVCCPQLSSLLRIFQGYYSQGTDSLVLQNAVADDCFKDVISILASRGANSSVPSICSIKSSNLTGGTCPVKDVTTFEGRVNTSKLLEACSRVDPLKECCRSVCQPAIMEAALQLSLSSNDNKNSVASEESMHIDALNDCKGVVYSWLSKKLSPDNANKAYRILSACKVNKVCPLEFTQPSEVIKSCRNVAAPSPCCSSLNSYISGIQKQMLITNRQAIICATVFGSMLKKAGVLTDLYELCDVDLKDFSIQVYGLQGCLLKSLPVDVEYDNSTGISFTCDLTDNIAAPWPLSTSISSLSLCAPEMSLPALPTSVRNNGFHGAGLHLLVTIFLIFVVSMSVY, encoded by the exons ATGGATACTTTGAAGACTCCCACTGCTTTTCAAG GTACTTTGCGTATACGGCAATTTCTGGTCCTCACTATCTGGTTGGTGCATCGGGAAGATGCGACGGCGCTTAAGTTGCCTGATAAGTTAACTAACATCTCGTCGAAGTCCAAGCTTGGTAGTCCACCAACTACTGGACTTTTTCAGCCCATACAAATTTCGCCTGCTGTTTTACCTCATTATCACGATCCTTCTAGTGGACACTCTTTGCCGCCAATGTACCCCTCGTTCCCGACCACATATGATCCGGTGTTGACGGGGAGATGTCCTGTTAACTTCTCTGCGATTTCCACTATTATGGAAAGAACGGCATCTGATTGTTCTCAACCTTTAGCGAGTATAGTAGGGAATGTGGTTTGTTGTCCGCAGTTAAGTAGCTTACTCCGCATTTTTCAGGGATACTACAGCCAGGGAACGGACAGTTTAGTTTTGCAAAATGCAGTTGCTGATGATTGTTTCAAAGATGTTATTAGTATACTTGCTAGCAGAGGGGCGAACAGTTCGGTTCCTTCTATATGCTCAATaaaatcatcaaatcttacTGGCGGGACATGTCCTGTCAAAGACGTAACTACTTTCGAAGGAAGAGTGAATACTAGCAAATTACTGGAGGCTTGCAGCAGAGTTGATCCTTTAAAGGAGTGCTGCAGATCAGTGTGCCAACCTGCAATTATGGAGGCTGCGCTTCAATTATCATTGTCGAGCAACGATAACAAGAATTCAGTTGCTTCAGAAGAATCCATGCACATTGATGCTCTTAATGACTGCAAAGGAGTTGTTTATTCATGGCTTTCTAAGAAACTCTCGCCGGACAATGCAAATAAAGCTTACAGAATATTATCTGCTTGTAAAGTAAACAAAG ttTGTCCACTAGAATTTACACAACCATCCGAAGTGATCAAATCATGCCGTAATGTTGCTGCTCCCAGTCCTTGTTGTAGCTCATTAAACAGTTACATTTCCGGAATACAGAAGCAAATGTTGATTACAAATAGGCAGGCGATTATCTGTGCAACAGTCTTCGGTTCAATGTTAAAGAAAGCTGGAGTTCTGACAGATCTTTATGAACTTTGTGATGTTGACTTGAAAGATTTTAGTATCCaag TATACGGCTTACAAG GATGCTTGCTTAAAAGCTTGCCAGTAGATGTGGAATACGATAATTCAACTGGAATTAGCTTTACCTGTGACTTGACCGACAATATTGCAGCTCCATGGCCTTTATCGACTTCAATCTCGTCCTTGTCTCTTTGTGCTCCTG AGATGTCTTTGCCTGCATTACCAACATCTGTGCGAAACAATG
- the LOC108202917 gene encoding uncharacterized GPI-anchored protein At1g61900 isoform X1: MDTLKTPTAFQDLYLNLGTLRIRQFLVLTIWLVHREDATALKLPDKLTNISSKSKLGSPPTTGLFQPIQISPAVLPHYHDPSSGHSLPPMYPSFPTTYDPVLTGRCPVNFSAISTIMERTASDCSQPLASIVGNVVCCPQLSSLLRIFQGYYSQGTDSLVLQNAVADDCFKDVISILASRGANSSVPSICSIKSSNLTGGTCPVKDVTTFEGRVNTSKLLEACSRVDPLKECCRSVCQPAIMEAALQLSLSSNDNKNSVASEESMHIDALNDCKGVVYSWLSKKLSPDNANKAYRILSACKVNKVCPLEFTQPSEVIKSCRNVAAPSPCCSSLNSYISGIQKQMLITNRQAIICATVFGSMLKKAGVLTDLYELCDVDLKDFSIQVYGLQGCLLKSLPVDVEYDNSTGISFTCDLTDNIAAPWPLSTSISSLSLCAPEMSLPALPTSVRNNGFHGAGLHLLVTIFLIFVVSMSVY; the protein is encoded by the exons ATGGATACTTTGAAGACTCCCACTGCTTTTCAAG ATTTGTATCTGAATTTAGGTACTTTGCGTATACGGCAATTTCTGGTCCTCACTATCTGGTTGGTGCATCGGGAAGATGCGACGGCGCTTAAGTTGCCTGATAAGTTAACTAACATCTCGTCGAAGTCCAAGCTTGGTAGTCCACCAACTACTGGACTTTTTCAGCCCATACAAATTTCGCCTGCTGTTTTACCTCATTATCACGATCCTTCTAGTGGACACTCTTTGCCGCCAATGTACCCCTCGTTCCCGACCACATATGATCCGGTGTTGACGGGGAGATGTCCTGTTAACTTCTCTGCGATTTCCACTATTATGGAAAGAACGGCATCTGATTGTTCTCAACCTTTAGCGAGTATAGTAGGGAATGTGGTTTGTTGTCCGCAGTTAAGTAGCTTACTCCGCATTTTTCAGGGATACTACAGCCAGGGAACGGACAGTTTAGTTTTGCAAAATGCAGTTGCTGATGATTGTTTCAAAGATGTTATTAGTATACTTGCTAGCAGAGGGGCGAACAGTTCGGTTCCTTCTATATGCTCAATaaaatcatcaaatcttacTGGCGGGACATGTCCTGTCAAAGACGTAACTACTTTCGAAGGAAGAGTGAATACTAGCAAATTACTGGAGGCTTGCAGCAGAGTTGATCCTTTAAAGGAGTGCTGCAGATCAGTGTGCCAACCTGCAATTATGGAGGCTGCGCTTCAATTATCATTGTCGAGCAACGATAACAAGAATTCAGTTGCTTCAGAAGAATCCATGCACATTGATGCTCTTAATGACTGCAAAGGAGTTGTTTATTCATGGCTTTCTAAGAAACTCTCGCCGGACAATGCAAATAAAGCTTACAGAATATTATCTGCTTGTAAAGTAAACAAAG ttTGTCCACTAGAATTTACACAACCATCCGAAGTGATCAAATCATGCCGTAATGTTGCTGCTCCCAGTCCTTGTTGTAGCTCATTAAACAGTTACATTTCCGGAATACAGAAGCAAATGTTGATTACAAATAGGCAGGCGATTATCTGTGCAACAGTCTTCGGTTCAATGTTAAAGAAAGCTGGAGTTCTGACAGATCTTTATGAACTTTGTGATGTTGACTTGAAAGATTTTAGTATCCaag TATACGGCTTACAAG GATGCTTGCTTAAAAGCTTGCCAGTAGATGTGGAATACGATAATTCAACTGGAATTAGCTTTACCTGTGACTTGACCGACAATATTGCAGCTCCATGGCCTTTATCGACTTCAATCTCGTCCTTGTCTCTTTGTGCTCCTG AGATGTCTTTGCCTGCATTACCAACATCTGTGCGAAACAATG